CAGGCAACGGTAAACCCTTTGCTTTCCATATTGAGAATAAGGTTTTCGCCCATCACTGCCAAACCTACCACTGCGATATCTGCTTTTGCCATATTGTAATCTCCTATATTATTCTGTTATCTTTTAACTCTGGCATTACCTTCCCAGATGCTCCATAGCTGGTTTTCATCTGCAGGCTGGGCGTAGTCTGTGAGCATAGTTGCAGCGAGGGCTCCGCTTGCCCAGCCGAAACGAGCACAGCTTGCTGCATCCCATCCCTGCAGGATTCCGTAAAGCAGGCCGCCAACGAATCCGTCGCCGCCTCCGATACGGTCTAAAACCCCGATTTCCCTCGGCCTTATGATTTCCCAGTCGCTGCTGTCTGTAAGAATCGCACCCCATTTATGGTTGTTTGCGGATACCACTTCACGAAGCGTGTTTCCAAACCACTTTGCGTTCGGGTAAGCCGACTGGATTCTGCCAATCATCTCTTTGAAGTTATCGATTTTTTCCTCAAGCCCTTTTCCGCCGGATTTAGGGCCTTGAATGCCAAGGCAGAGCTGGAAATCTTCTTCGTTGCCGATGAGTATGTCGCTGTTTGTAGCTATTTCAGCAAAAGCTTCGCTGAGCTCTTTTTCGCGGCCATACCAGAAGCTTGCCCTGTAGTTAAGGTCGAACGAGATAAGCGAGCCGTTTTTCTTGGCAGCTCGAACAACATCAAGGCAGAACTGGCTGGTTTTCTCAGATAAGGCAGCAACCAAGCCGGACAGGTGGACGATTTGTGCCCCCTCTTCAGCAAAAATTCTT
This window of the Sedimentisphaera salicampi genome carries:
- a CDS encoding sugar kinase, with the translated sequence MNHKKKYSILVPTSMGLRLTPENSQPFHCSENFKMQATSAETNVASVSSYLGMPAKVLTAFVKGSPVSRFIKDNLKSRGMDYEGQEFEQGGPWGFRHQINMAGSGWGSRGPRVHNDRAGEVGRELSKEHFDLERIFAEEGAQIVHLSGLVAALSEKTSQFCLDVVRAAKKNGSLISFDLNYRASFWYGREKELSEAFAEIATNSDILIGNEEDFQLCLGIQGPKSGGKGLEEKIDNFKEMIGRIQSAYPNAKWFGNTLREVVSANNHKWGAILTDSSDWEIIRPREIGVLDRIGGGDGFVGGLLYGILQGWDAASCARFGWASGALAATMLTDYAQPADENQLWSIWEGNARVKR